GGATCGACTCGTTGGCACCACGAAAACCGCACTGGATCCGCTCGCCGGGCGCGGTGAGTTGCAGACCGCCTACCCCACCCGTGCCTCGGCCGGACAGCTTGCCGTTCTTGTAGCAATCGACCGTCGCTTTGCCGAGCAAAATGCTGACGGTGAAGTAGCGGTCAAATACGGGCGCAACGAGTTCCCGGTGTTCGACACGGCTGTCGGTCCAGTGACCGATCACCACCTGAGAGCCGCCTGTGCCGCTTTCGCGCCGCGGAATCTCCCGCCAGATACGCTCGTTCGCAGGCAGTCCTTGCAACTGGACCGGTGTGCTCCAGGATACGGCACCTGTTGAAACGCTCTGTGACATGTCTCTCTCACCGATCGATTGCGGTGGTCTCGATACAGAATCGCAAACATCATACACCGCTAGTTATCTACGGATATAACGCTAACGCGTGCGAACCCTGGCGCTTTAACTGTACTCCTCTCGAAACCCGACGACTGTACAGTTCCCCGTGCCCATCGTGCCGCTAAGATTGCGCCTCGACAGAAAGCGCGTTGCGATCCGCCATACCTTGTTTTTCGCTTCGTTATATCTGACGGTATATCCCGATCTGCGCAGACAGAGCGGCTGTCACTTTCCCCACACGCATGCAAGACCACTACGACGTCATCACCATGAGAAAAACCCTATTGGCTGCAGCCGTTTCGCTTTGCTGGGCCGCAAGCAGTCACGCACAAAGCAGCGTCACGCTGTACGGTATCGTCGATACCGCGGTGATCTACGCGAACAACCAGACCACTGGCAAAGCAGGCGCGCCTGGGCACAGCGGCGTCGAAATGGACAGCGGCGGCATCAGCGGCACCCGCTGGGGGGTGCGAGGCTCGGAGGATCTGGGCGGCGGCCTTTCAGCCGTGTTCATGCTGGAGGACGGTTTTTCGAGTGCCACCGGCAAACTCAGCAACTCGGGCGATCTGTTCGGACGCCAGGCATTCGTCGGCCTGAGCTCAAAGATGTATGGCACGATCACGGCGGGTCGACAGTACAGCTTCATGTCGCAGTATCTGTCCGCGCTGAGCGCCGAAGGTCTGGGCTGGGCCGGCAACCTGGCAGACCATCCGTTCGACAACGACGACATGATCCGGCATCAGAGTATCCAGAACTCTGTGCGATACGAAAGCCCAACCTATCGCGGCCTGACGGTGGGGACGATGTACGGCTTCTCGAACGAGGCGGGCGAATTCTCGAACGACCGTGCCTATAGCATGGGGGCGAAGTACGAGAACGGGCCGGTCTCGCTGGTCGCCAGTTATCTGCAGATCAACCGCTCGGTCGGTACCGCCAACGTCAACCCGAACGGCGCGGTCACCAACGGCGATAGCGACGCGGTCATCACCGGCGGCAGCCAGCAGATCTGGGGCCTGGGCGGCAAATATGCGTTTGGCCCTGCGTCGATCGGGCTAGTCTGGACGCATTCGTCGACCAACGACGTCACCAGCGTCTATCAGGGCGGCAATCTCGCCCAGCTCGTGGGCAGCCTGCTGCGCTTTAACAACTTCGAGATCAACGGTCAGTATTTCGTGACCCGTGCCCTGAGTCTCGCCGCATCGTATACGTACACCGACGGGCGTTTCGATTCGTCGTCCGGCAGTCTCTCGCCCAAGTGGCATGAGGCCATCGTGCAGGCGGACTACCAGTTCAGCCACCGCACGGACGTTTATCTGGAGAGCCTGTATCAGACGGTCAGCGGCGGCGGGAACAATCCGGCGTTCAACGCGTCTATGTTCAACGTCACGCCTTCGGCCAATAATCGGCAGTTGCTGTTCGTCGCCGGATTCCGTCATCGCTTCTGAAGCAACGCACACGTTCTAGCGATGTAACCGGCCAACGTGCTCACGCGTTGGCCGCGCGTGACCCGCAGCGGAAATTAAAAGAAAATTAATCCGCCGTTTTCAGAGTTTCACCCTCCGCAGCTTGCAAAATCCCCCCAGCTTTAAACACCGGAACGTTAACGTTCGGCTTATCGTTTCGTTCCAAAACTTTGACTGTCATAAGCTCACGTACCTCACTAATATCGTCTCCAAGGATGCTGTTCGACGCGCTTTTTCCTCCAGTCAGCAGCACCCGGATAACACCCGGTTAATCCGTTTCCGACACGATCGAACCAGACCGATGTCAATTCCTGTTTATATAGGAATACGAATTTTATAACGGTTTATTTTCAGACTTGAAACTTGGAAGGTAATGAACATGACTGACCTGTCGCGACGCAAAGTGTTGGTGGGTGCAGCCGCTTCGGCTGCGGCGCTCGGGGTGGCCGCCACGGCCAAGGCCGCTTCGTTCGGCAATCCGGACCGGCCGCCCGAAGGCATAATCAACGCCCTGAGCCCGACGAGCCGGAATGACCCGGGCCCTCAGAACCCCGCCATTGCCAATCAGTTCCCGTCGTTCCAGAACCCGCCGGCAACCGACATCAACGGCATGCCGCTGTTCTGGGCGTCGTTCAACAACGCGCACAAGCGCTATCAGAACGGCGGCTGGGCTCGCGAAGTAACGCAGGACGACTTCGCAATCTCGGAAGATATCTCGGGCGTCAACATGCGCCTGGGCACCAACGGCACCCGCGAAATGCACTGGCACCAGCAGGCCGAGTGGGCCATCATGCTGGACGGCAAGTGCCGCATTACCATCCTCGACGAGCAAGGCCGCCCGCAGGTTGCCGACGTCAAAACCGGCGACCTCTGGTATTTCCCGCCGGGCCTGCCGCACTCGCTGCAAGGTCTCGGACCGACAGGCGCCGAATTCCTGCTCGCCTTCGACAACGGCCATGCATCGGAATTCAACACGCTTCTGCTGACGGACTGGATCGCCCACACGCCGCCGGATGTCCTGGCCGCCAACTTCAACGTGCCGGCCGACGCCTTCAAGAACATTCCGGTCGACAACCTGTGGATTTTCCAGGGTACCGATCCCGGTCCGCTGGAAGCCGCGCAACGTTCCGTGGCGTCACCGCTCGGCCTGCCTGAACATCCGTTCATTTTCTCGCTGGGCGATATGGCGCCGACGAAGGAGACCAAGGGTGGGTCGGTGCGGATCGCCGACAGTCGCAACTTCAAGGCATCGGCAAACGTCGCGGCCGCCCTGGTGACGGTCAAGCCGGGTGGCATGCGCGAGCTGCACTGGCACCCGAACGCGGACGAATGGCAGTACTACATCAAGGGCGAGGCCCGGATGACCGTGTTCGATACAGGTCCGAAGGCGGCAACCGCAGACTTCCGCGCGGGCGATATCGGCTACGTCAAGAAGAGTCTCGGTCACTACGTGCAGAACACGGGCGACACCGATCTCGTGTTCCTCGAAATCTTCAAGGCGGACCACTTTGCCGAGGTGTCGCTGTCCGACTGGCTGACGCACACGCCGAAGCAGATGATCATGGATCATCTGCACGTGACTGAGGAGATGATTGCCCGGTTCCCGAACAACCGTCCCGACGTCATGCCGATCTAAATGCTGATCTGAATCGCACTGCGGTTCTTCTGCTCAGCCGCCGCCCGGGCATCAAGGTATAGATCCCGGGCGCACCAAGGTTCGGCCGCACAAGGGCGAACCTTGGTGTCCAATCAGGCAGTAAGTAGAACGATTCAAAGAGAAAACATCATGGGCTCAATAAGTATCTGGCACTGGTTGATTGTCGCGCTGATCGTGTCGCTGGTCTTCGGCACCAAAAAATTGCGCACGGTGGGCGGCGATCTCGGCTCGGCGATTCGCGGCTTCAAGGACGCAGTGAATACGGAAACGGCCGGCGGGAACCCCGAGCCGGCCGTCACGCCTCAACCGAAGGCTGCAACGCAGGAAATCAGTGGCTGACCGTGCGCACTCCACTAGCGTGCGTCTTGCCCTCTTCGAGCAAGAACGTTTTGAAGGCTTGAGCGGCAGGCACCAGTTGCTTGTCCGCCCGATGCACGACATGCCATTTCTGAATCACCGGAAAG
Above is a genomic segment from Paraburkholderia phenazinium containing:
- the tatA gene encoding Sec-independent protein translocase subunit TatA, whose translation is MGSISIWHWLIVALIVSLVFGTKKLRTVGGDLGSAIRGFKDAVNTETAGGNPEPAVTPQPKAATQEISG
- a CDS encoding oxalate decarboxylase family bicupin, with translation MTDLSRRKVLVGAAASAAALGVAATAKAASFGNPDRPPEGIINALSPTSRNDPGPQNPAIANQFPSFQNPPATDINGMPLFWASFNNAHKRYQNGGWAREVTQDDFAISEDISGVNMRLGTNGTREMHWHQQAEWAIMLDGKCRITILDEQGRPQVADVKTGDLWYFPPGLPHSLQGLGPTGAEFLLAFDNGHASEFNTLLLTDWIAHTPPDVLAANFNVPADAFKNIPVDNLWIFQGTDPGPLEAAQRSVASPLGLPEHPFIFSLGDMAPTKETKGGSVRIADSRNFKASANVAAALVTVKPGGMRELHWHPNADEWQYYIKGEARMTVFDTGPKAATADFRAGDIGYVKKSLGHYVQNTGDTDLVFLEIFKADHFAEVSLSDWLTHTPKQMIMDHLHVTEEMIARFPNNRPDVMPI
- a CDS encoding porin translates to MRKTLLAAAVSLCWAASSHAQSSVTLYGIVDTAVIYANNQTTGKAGAPGHSGVEMDSGGISGTRWGVRGSEDLGGGLSAVFMLEDGFSSATGKLSNSGDLFGRQAFVGLSSKMYGTITAGRQYSFMSQYLSALSAEGLGWAGNLADHPFDNDDMIRHQSIQNSVRYESPTYRGLTVGTMYGFSNEAGEFSNDRAYSMGAKYENGPVSLVASYLQINRSVGTANVNPNGAVTNGDSDAVITGGSQQIWGLGGKYAFGPASIGLVWTHSSTNDVTSVYQGGNLAQLVGSLLRFNNFEINGQYFVTRALSLAASYTYTDGRFDSSSGSLSPKWHEAIVQADYQFSHRTDVYLESLYQTVSGGGNNPAFNASMFNVTPSANNRQLLFVAGFRHRF